Proteins encoded by one window of Campylobacter concisus:
- a CDS encoding lytic transglycosylase domain-containing protein: MVLLRHFSILSLACVALLAKIYTYEELKNEPKSLAKDYYINRLINEGSYTKEQIADLSRDVFRKAGLVQKSIDKILPPKAAPSKCPGINAKNITQANLTCQNLLTSIAFSLKLDNHTREILATNLAKTNPEKSKILLALNEANPAQAFVKLNDTKSFLELFNASSPQNKSTLFSESFDANFMTKLYSQKGFTNLLNDIVFNKKYEGFRRNLLSIDPAVTEKSDAFTLGLNAILLEQDDIAFSLFVRAKGTFERAWQRDNATFWQYQISKNESFLKELSASKDANIYSLYARDLIGGEPLEVIVPKPSKQNIENFDVSDPFLWNKTAALAKDMNATQASEFAKKFYTNESIGAYAFFMQKAHGWEKQYFLMPSSPELEGISNERKSMIYALARQESLFIPSVVSTSYALGMMQFMPFLANAIGKKELKIPNFDQDDLFKTDIAFKFANHHLNYLNKFLYHPLFTAYAYNGGIGFTKKLITRDDMFKEGKFEPFLSIELVPVGETRNYGKKVLANYVIYMALTGSNIKISQLFENLTKPALTDKFRN; the protein is encoded by the coding sequence TTGGTTTTGCTGCGTCACTTTAGTATTCTCTCTCTTGCCTGTGTTGCTCTTTTAGCTAAAATTTATACCTACGAAGAGCTAAAAAATGAGCCAAAAAGCCTAGCAAAAGACTACTACATCAACCGCCTTATCAACGAGGGTAGTTACACAAAAGAGCAGATCGCAGATCTTTCGCGTGATGTATTTAGAAAAGCAGGCCTTGTTCAAAAATCAATCGATAAAATTTTACCGCCGAAAGCAGCTCCTAGCAAATGTCCTGGTATAAATGCAAAAAATATCACTCAGGCAAATCTAACCTGCCAAAATTTGCTAACATCTATTGCTTTTAGTTTAAAGCTTGACAATCATACTCGTGAAATTTTAGCGACCAATCTTGCAAAGACAAATCCAGAAAAATCAAAAATTTTGCTCGCACTAAATGAGGCAAATCCGGCTCAAGCATTTGTAAAACTAAACGATACAAAGAGTTTTTTAGAGCTGTTTAACGCCTCTAGCCCGCAAAATAAAAGTACACTTTTTAGCGAAAGCTTTGATGCAAATTTCATGACCAAGCTCTACTCGCAAAAGGGCTTCACAAATTTATTAAACGATATTGTTTTTAATAAAAAATATGAAGGTTTTAGAAGAAATTTACTAAGTATTGATCCAGCTGTCACTGAAAAAAGTGATGCTTTTACACTTGGATTAAATGCGATTCTACTAGAACAAGACGATATCGCTTTTAGTCTTTTTGTAAGAGCCAAGGGTACATTTGAAAGGGCGTGGCAAAGGGATAATGCGACCTTTTGGCAGTACCAGATAAGTAAAAACGAAAGCTTTTTAAAAGAGCTAAGTGCCAGCAAGGATGCAAATATCTACTCGCTTTACGCAAGAGATTTGATCGGTGGCGAACCACTCGAGGTCATCGTACCAAAACCTAGCAAGCAAAATATCGAAAATTTTGACGTGAGCGATCCGTTTTTATGGAACAAAACTGCAGCCCTTGCAAAGGATATGAATGCCACGCAAGCAAGCGAATTTGCGAAGAAATTTTATACAAACGAAAGTATCGGTGCCTATGCATTTTTCATGCAAAAGGCGCATGGCTGGGAGAAACAATACTTCTTGATGCCAAGTTCTCCTGAGCTTGAGGGCATCAGCAACGAGAGAAAATCGATGATCTACGCCCTAGCTAGACAAGAGAGTCTCTTTATCCCAAGCGTAGTTTCTACTTCATACGCCCTTGGCATGATGCAGTTTATGCCATTTCTCGCAAATGCGATCGGTAAAAAAGAGTTAAAAATCCCAAATTTTGACCAGGATGATCTTTTTAAAACAGATATTGCATTTAAATTTGCAAACCATCACCTAAACTATCTTAATAAATTTCTCTATCATCCGCTCTTTACCGCATACGCGTACAACGGCGGTATTGGCTTTACCAAAAAGCTTATCACAAGAGATGATATGTTTAAAGAGGGAAAATTTGAGCCATTTTTGTCGATCGAGCTTGTCCCAGTCGGAGAAACTAGAAACTACGGCAAAAAGGTGCTTGCCAACTACGTGATCTATATGGCGCTTACTGGTTCCAATATAAAGATTTCGCAACTTTTCGAAAATTTAACAAAACCTGCTTTGACTGATAAATTTCGAAACTAA
- a CDS encoding class 1 fructose-bisphosphatase → MQELNQIFNTIKEIAKEISEVIKYADLGYTTHENATGDTQLKLDVKSDEIITAKFKELACVKALISEEKEDELEINKNAKFIIAYDPLDGSSLVDVNFAVGSIFGIYENEVKPENLIAAAYSIYGPRLELVIAEKKGALPKFYRLGKDGEFKFVKELKLKEKGKLNATGATQKGWSQTHRNFINELFNEGYRLRYSGAMVSDLHQILLKGGGLFSYPATSDHPNGKLRVVFEVLPFAFIYENAKGATTNGKNQTLFDIKIEKIHQTTPCFFGSRDEISLLHKFYEQK, encoded by the coding sequence ATGCAAGAATTAAACCAAATTTTTAACACCATAAAAGAGATCGCAAAAGAGATAAGCGAAGTGATAAAATACGCCGATCTTGGCTACACAACTCACGAAAATGCAACCGGCGACACACAGCTAAAGCTTGATGTCAAAAGCGACGAGATCATCACGGCTAAATTTAAGGAGCTTGCCTGCGTAAAAGCACTAATTAGCGAAGAAAAAGAGGACGAGCTTGAGATAAACAAAAATGCTAAATTTATAATCGCTTACGATCCACTTGATGGCTCAAGCCTAGTTGATGTAAATTTTGCTGTTGGCTCGATTTTTGGCATCTACGAAAACGAGGTAAAACCAGAAAATTTAATAGCCGCAGCTTACAGCATATATGGCCCAAGACTTGAGCTGGTAATTGCTGAGAAAAAGGGCGCCTTGCCTAAATTTTATAGACTTGGCAAAGATGGCGAGTTTAAATTTGTAAAAGAGCTTAAGCTAAAAGAAAAAGGCAAGCTAAACGCCACTGGAGCCACGCAAAAGGGCTGGAGCCAAACGCATAGAAATTTTATAAACGAGCTATTTAACGAGGGTTACAGACTAAGATACTCAGGTGCGATGGTGAGCGATTTGCATCAAATTTTGCTAAAAGGTGGCGGCCTTTTTAGCTATCCAGCAACGAGCGATCATCCAAATGGCAAGCTAAGAGTGGTCTTTGAAGTGTTGCCATTTGCCTTCATATATGAAAACGCAAAGGGCGCAACGACAAACGGCAAAAACCAAACACTTTTTGATATAAAAATAGAAAAAATTCACCAAACAACGCCATGCTTTTTTGGCTCACGTGATGAAATTTCTCTTTTGCATAAATTTTACGAGCAAAAATAA
- a CDS encoding YggT family protein has product MILSTLFSAVANILHLIITVYTWIVIAAALISWVRPDPSSPVVQLLYRLTEPVYSFIRRYIKTNFSGIDFTPLIVLLALQFLDQFLIRLLFGFAASL; this is encoded by the coding sequence ATGATACTTTCCACCCTATTTTCAGCGGTCGCAAACATTTTACACCTTATTATCACGGTCTATACGTGGATCGTCATAGCAGCGGCTCTCATTAGCTGGGTCAGACCTGATCCTAGCTCACCGGTCGTGCAGCTGCTTTATAGGCTAACTGAGCCGGTTTATAGCTTTATTAGACGCTATATAAAAACAAATTTTAGTGGTATTGACTTTACTCCGCTTATCGTACTTTTAGCGCTTCAATTTTTAGATCAATTTTTAATAAGGCTTTTGTTTGGTTTTGCTGCGTCACTTTAG
- the gltX gene encoding glutamate--tRNA ligase has product MYRFAPSPTGDMHIGNLRAAIFNYICSLQDKSGFILRIEDTDKERNIEGKEKDILEILSKFGIKPKQIYIQSENLKFHRQLASKLLIDKKAFACFCTEEELEAKKQKAKEQGVAYRYDGTCERLSDAEVLNCEKPFVIRMKKPTRTMSFTDTIKGELSFEPDAVDSFVIMRADKTPTYNFACAVDDMLEGVTFVIRGEDHVSNTPKQDLIREGLGYTGKMNYAHLPILLNIEGKKMSKRENESSVKWLFEQGFLPEAIANYLILLGNKTPTEIFTIEDAVKWFDITKISRSPARFDVKKLEQINREHIKLASKERIKEIFGVDESKVELVKFYTQESSLVPEIKAKVEAIYSPKIAPDEYKNEFEIIKKAACNLKPCETFDEFKKELMSATNLKGKNFFMPLRALLTNDLHGPELSELYPLIKDDLAKILI; this is encoded by the coding sequence ATGTATCGTTTTGCACCCTCTCCAACAGGAGATATGCACATAGGAAATTTACGTGCCGCTATTTTTAATTATATTTGTTCTTTGCAAGATAAAAGTGGCTTTATTTTACGCATAGAAGATACTGACAAAGAGCGAAATATCGAGGGAAAAGAGAAAGATATCTTAGAAATTTTGAGCAAATTTGGCATAAAACCAAAGCAAATTTACATCCAAAGTGAAAATTTAAAATTCCACAGACAGCTTGCATCAAAGCTTCTCATCGATAAAAAGGCATTTGCTTGCTTTTGCACCGAAGAAGAGCTCGAAGCAAAAAAACAAAAAGCAAAAGAGCAAGGCGTGGCATATAGATATGACGGCACCTGCGAGAGACTAAGCGACGCTGAAGTTTTAAACTGCGAGAAGCCATTTGTCATCCGCATGAAAAAGCCAACACGCACTATGAGCTTTACAGATACGATCAAGGGCGAGCTAAGCTTCGAGCCAGACGCTGTTGATAGCTTTGTCATCATGAGAGCAGACAAAACACCAACTTACAACTTCGCCTGCGCAGTCGATGATATGCTTGAGGGCGTGACCTTTGTCATACGTGGCGAGGACCACGTGAGCAATACACCAAAGCAAGACCTCATACGCGAGGGTCTTGGCTACACCGGCAAGATGAATTACGCGCATTTGCCTATCCTTTTAAATATTGAAGGTAAAAAAATGAGCAAGCGCGAGAACGAATCAAGCGTAAAATGGCTCTTTGAGCAGGGATTTTTACCAGAGGCGATCGCAAACTATCTGATACTTCTTGGCAACAAAACTCCAACTGAAATTTTTACGATAGAAGATGCAGTAAAGTGGTTTGATATAACCAAAATTTCACGCTCACCTGCTAGATTTGACGTGAAAAAACTTGAGCAGATAAATAGAGAGCACATCAAGCTTGCCTCAAAAGAGCGTATAAAAGAGATCTTTGGCGTGGATGAGAGCAAGGTTGAGCTAGTTAAATTTTACACACAAGAAAGCTCTCTAGTACCTGAGATAAAGGCAAAAGTAGAAGCTATATATTCACCAAAAATAGCTCCAGATGAGTATAAAAATGAATTTGAAATCATCAAAAAAGCAGCTTGTAATTTAAAACCGTGCGAAACATTTGATGAGTTTAAAAAAGAGCTTATGAGTGCTACAAATTTAAAAGGTAAAAACTTTTTCATGCCGCTACGTGCGCTGCTTACAAACGACCTTCACGGCCCTGAGCTTAGTGAGCTCTATCCACTCATCAAAGATGATCTAGCAAAAATTTTAATCTAG
- the metG gene encoding methionine--tRNA ligase: MKEKAYITTPIYYVNDVPHIGHAYTTIIADTLARFNRLQGKETYFMTGTDEHGQKIEQAARARGKTPKEYADEISAKFRSLWDEFEISYDHFIRTTDEEHKQTVQNVFEKMQANGDIYKGEYEGFYCVSCETFFNQRDLLEDNHCPDCGRVTSLVKEESYFFKLSKYEDALLKWYENDELCVIPKGKKNEVVSFVKGGLKDLSVTRTSFDWGIKLPKSANDEKHVMYVWLDALINYLTTLGYSRDDARMDFWPYTTHIVGKDILRFHAVYWPAFLMSLGLPLPKHVAAHGWWTINGEKMSKSKGNVINPREVANAYGLENFRYFLLREVPFGQDGDYSQKALIERINSELGNGLGNLLSRIVGMSAKYSDYKIDSKDVLKFHKAELDEAKGYLDEAIKNLENLATNRYLEDLWKVVTLANAAVAKYEPWSLIKAGKTDEANALVSLCANLVAKVAILLSPAMPKTCTKIADTLGFSIDTASYESLVLKNEISNFVAKATEPLFPRIEKELMSEANEPKVEAKAEPKEEKKEDEIISIDDFAKVVIKIGEVLECERVEGSEKLLKFKIDLGEEQPRQILSGIAKYYEPSSLVGKQVCVLANLKERTMMKKYVSQGMILSASDGSLTLLGTQGKVKNGAIVG; encoded by the coding sequence ATGAAAGAAAAAGCTTATATAACGACTCCAATATACTATGTAAACGACGTGCCACACATCGGTCACGCCTACACGACTATAATCGCTGATACGCTTGCTAGATTTAACCGCTTGCAAGGCAAAGAGACCTACTTTATGACTGGCACAGATGAGCATGGTCAAAAGATCGAACAAGCAGCTCGCGCAAGAGGTAAGACACCAAAAGAGTATGCTGATGAGATCAGTGCGAAATTTAGATCACTTTGGGATGAGTTTGAGATAAGCTATGATCATTTTATAAGAACAACCGACGAAGAGCACAAACAAACCGTGCAAAATGTCTTTGAAAAGATGCAAGCAAATGGCGACATTTATAAAGGCGAATATGAGGGATTTTACTGCGTTAGCTGCGAGACATTTTTTAATCAAAGAGATCTACTAGAAGACAATCACTGTCCAGACTGCGGCCGAGTGACGTCTTTAGTCAAAGAAGAGAGCTACTTTTTCAAGCTTTCAAAATATGAAGACGCGCTTTTAAAATGGTACGAAAACGATGAGCTTTGCGTCATCCCAAAAGGTAAGAAAAACGAGGTCGTAAGCTTTGTAAAAGGTGGACTAAAAGATCTTTCGGTAACCAGAACGAGCTTTGACTGGGGCATAAAGCTACCAAAGAGCGCAAACGATGAAAAGCACGTTATGTATGTCTGGCTTGACGCGCTTATAAACTACCTAACAACACTAGGATATTCAAGAGATGACGCTAGAATGGACTTTTGGCCATATACGACGCACATCGTTGGCAAAGATATCTTGCGCTTTCACGCAGTTTACTGGCCGGCATTTTTGATGAGTCTTGGTTTACCACTACCAAAACACGTAGCAGCGCATGGCTGGTGGACCATAAATGGCGAAAAGATGAGCAAAAGTAAGGGTAATGTTATAAACCCAAGAGAGGTTGCAAACGCTTATGGACTTGAAAATTTCAGATACTTTTTGCTTAGAGAAGTGCCGTTTGGACAAGATGGCGACTATAGCCAAAAGGCTTTGATCGAGCGCATAAACTCGGAACTTGGCAACGGTCTTGGTAACTTACTAAGCCGCATTGTTGGCATGAGTGCAAAGTATAGCGACTATAAAATCGACTCAAAAGATGTACTCAAATTTCACAAAGCTGAGCTTGATGAGGCAAAAGGCTACCTTGATGAGGCTATAAAAAATTTAGAAAATTTAGCTACAAACCGCTATTTAGAGGATCTTTGGAAGGTCGTAACACTTGCAAATGCAGCCGTTGCGAAGTATGAGCCATGGTCGCTTATCAAAGCTGGCAAAACTGACGAGGCAAACGCTCTTGTGTCACTTTGTGCAAATTTAGTTGCAAAAGTAGCGATACTACTTAGTCCAGCTATGCCTAAAACTTGTACTAAGATAGCTGACACGCTTGGCTTTAGCATAGATACGGCTTCTTATGAAAGTCTTGTCTTAAAAAATGAAATTTCAAATTTTGTAGCAAAAGCTACCGAGCCGCTATTTCCAAGGATAGAAAAAGAGCTAATGAGCGAGGCAAATGAGCCAAAGGTTGAGGCAAAAGCTGAGCCAAAAGAGGAGAAAAAAGAGGACGAAATCATTAGCATTGATGACTTTGCAAAGGTGGTGATAAAAATAGGTGAAGTGCTAGAGTGCGAGAGAGTTGAAGGTAGCGAGAAGCTGCTTAAATTTAAGATAGATCTTGGCGAGGAGCAGCCACGTCAAATTCTTTCTGGAATCGCCAAATACTACGAGCCTAGCTCGCTTGTGGGCAAACAAGTTTGCGTTTTAGCAAATTTAAAAGAGCGAACGATGATGAAAAAATATGTCTCTCAAGGCATGATCCTAAGCGCATCTGATGGCTCGCTAACGCTTCTTGGTACGCAAGGCAAAGTTAAAAACGGTGCGATCGTTGGCTAA
- the mobB gene encoding molybdopterin-guanine dinucleotide biosynthesis protein B: protein MKRLAIAFSGPSNSGKTTLILKVAKKFIDDGLKVAIVKHDPGDKAKFDVEGKDSFKFSQTGADVVVMSPTRTTYFSQNPQEISDVIKMLGEFDMLLVEGLKTLPLPRLSVFKDEIDEKYLSFSDAIATYKKQIPYEIKNINLDDIDAICAWIIKNAKAV from the coding sequence ATGAAAAGACTTGCTATTGCTTTTTCTGGCCCTTCAAATAGCGGGAAAACGACTCTTATTTTAAAGGTAGCAAAAAAATTTATAGATGATGGTTTGAAAGTCGCGATAGTAAAACACGACCCGGGCGACAAGGCTAAATTTGATGTTGAAGGCAAGGATAGCTTTAAATTTTCACAAACTGGAGCAGATGTGGTGGTAATGAGTCCAACTAGAACAACTTATTTTTCACAAAATCCACAAGAAATTAGCGATGTCATTAAAATGCTAGGTGAGTTTGACATGCTCTTAGTCGAGGGTTTAAAGACGCTTCCACTACCAAGATTAAGTGTTTTTAAAGATGAGATAGATGAAAAATATCTTAGCTTTTCAGATGCGATCGCAACATACAAAAAACAAATTCCTTACGAGATAAAAAATATAAATTTAGACGATATAGACGCCATTTGTGCGTGGATAATCAAAAATGCAAAGGCTGTATAA